From a single Peromyscus maniculatus bairdii isolate BWxNUB_F1_BW_parent chromosome 4, HU_Pman_BW_mat_3.1, whole genome shotgun sequence genomic region:
- the LOC143272717 gene encoding olfactory receptor 4S2-like yields the protein MGYGNITEFILLGLFHNEEVKTMCSVLFSFCYLAILFGNLVVLLTIRGSNLREYPMYFFLSYLSFMDVCFTSTVAPKLIIDLLVQCNTISYNGCIAQMFYAHFFGATEIFILVVMAYDRYVAICRPLYYMITMNRPVCYILVIVSVVGAFIHSLVHVLIVIRLPFCGANEIDHYFCDIFPLLKLACTDTRLLIIIIITTTGVLSILTFVALVISYIIILSTLRTRSSKGCHKALSTCGSHITVVFMFFLPLIFTYVPMGDNVGNDKVFALFYTMIAPLFNPLIYTLRNTDMKNAMKKVWIQEKLFEGK from the coding sequence ATGGGGTATGGGAACATCACAGAGTTTATCTTACTGGGACTTTTCCATAATGAGGAGGTCAAGACAatgtgttctgttctgttctcattTTGTTATCTTGCAATTCTCTTCGGAAACCTGGTGGTTCTTCTCACCATCAGGGGCAGCAACCTCCGTGAGTAtccaatgtatttttttctcagctacCTGTCCTTCATGGATGTATGTTTCACTTCCACAGTGGCCCCTAAATTGATTATAGACTTATTGGTACAGTGTAACACTATATCCTACAATGGCTGCATAGCCCAGATGTTTTATGCCCACTTCTTTGGTGCCACTGAGATATTTATCTTGGTGGTTATGGCCTATGATCGTTATGTAGCCATTTGTAGACCCCTTTACTACATGATCACCATGAACAGACCAGTGTGTTATATTCTTGTGATAGTCTCAGTTGTTGGTGCTTTTATACACTCACTTGTGCATGTACTGATTGTTATCAGACTTCCCTTCTGTGGTGCCAATGAGATAGACCACTACTTTTGTGACATATTCCCCCTGCTGAAACTGGCCTGCACTGACACAAGACTCCTTATTATCATAATCATTACCACCACAGGGGTGCTGTCCATTTTGACTTTTGTTGCCTTGGTCATTTCTTACATCATCATTTTGTCCACATTGAGGACCCGCTCATCCAAGGGCTGCCACAAAGCCCTTTCTACTTGTGGCTCACATATCACAGTTGtgttcatgttcttcctgccacTCATCTTTACCTATGTCCCAATGGGTGATAATGTTGGAAATGACAAGGTATTTGCTCTATTTTACACCATGATTGCCCCTTTGTTCAACCCTCTCATCTACACACTGAGGAATACAGACATGAAGAATGCAATGAAGAAAGTATGGATCCAAGAAAAACTGTTTGAAGGAAAGTGA
- the LOC102918358 gene encoding olfactory receptor 4C11 has product MQQNSSVTEFILLGLTQDPLKQKMVFIIFLIFYMGTVVGNVLIIVTIKFSRTLGSPMYFFLFYLSFADSCFSTSTAPRLIVDTISKKSIISYNECITQVFALHLFGCMEIFVLILMAVDRYVAICKPLRYPVIMSHQVCVILIVLAWIGSFIHSTAQIVLALRLPFCGPNLIDHYCCDLQPLLKLACMDTYMINLLLVFNSGAICSSSFVILMISYFVILHSLRNHSAEGRKKALSTCTSHIIVVILFFGPCIFIYARPPTTFPMDKMVAVFYTIGTPFLNPLIYTLRNAEVKNAVKKLWHVKIMTE; this is encoded by the coding sequence ATGCAGCAGAACAGCAGTGTAACTGAGTTTATACTGTTAGGCTTGACACAGGATCCTCTGAAGCAGAAAATGGTGTTCATAATCTTCTTAATTTTCTATATGGGGACTGTGGTGGGGAATGTACTCATTATTGTGACAATCAAGTTCAGCCGGACTCTTGGGagtcccatgtacttcttcctgttTTATTTGTCCTTTGCTGATTCCTGCTTTTCAACATCCACAGCCCCAAGACTCATTGTGGACACCATCTCTAAAAAGAGCATCATTTCCTATAATGAATGCATCACACAAGTCTTTGCTCTCCATCTATTTGGCTGTATGGAGATCTTTGTCCTTATTCTCATGGCTgttgaccgctatgtggccatctgcaaaccCTTGCGTTACCCAGTCATCATGAGCCATCAGGTCTGTGTCATCTTGATTGTTCTTGCCTGGATAGGGTCTTTTATACATTCCACTGCTCAAATTGTTTTGGCCTTGAGATTGCCCTTCTGTGGGCCCAATCTGATTGACCATTACTGCTGTGACTTGCAGCCATTGTTGAAACTTGCCTGCATGGACACATATATGATAAACCTGCTATTGGTGTTTAACAGTGGTGCAATTTGCTCAAGCAGTTTTGTCATTTTGATGATCTCATATTTTGTCATCTTACACTCTCTGCGAAACCATAgtgcagaaggaaggaaaaaggcacTTTCCACATGCACTTCTCATATAATAGTAGTTATCTTATTCTTTGGTCCctgtatattcatatatgcacGGCCACCAACTACTTTTCCTATGGACAAGATGGTAGCAGTATTTTATACCATTGGAACACCATTTCTCAACCCACTCATCTATACACTAAGGAATGCAGAAGTAAAAAATGCTGTGAAAAAGTTATGGCATGTTAAAATTATGACTGAATGA
- the LOC143272718 gene encoding olfactory receptor 4C16-like — translation MWLSNNVTEFILLGLTQDPFRKKILFVVFLLFYMGTLLGNLLIIATIKTSQALGSPMYFFLFYLSLSDTCFSTTIAPRTIVDSLMKEASISFSECIIQVFTFHFFGCLEIFILILMAVDRYVAICKPLHYMTIMSHRVCGMLVAMAWVGSCVHSLVQIFLALSLPFCGPNKIDHYFCDLQPLLKLACSDTYMINLLLVSNSGAICTVSFLMLMVSYVIILRSLRNHSAEGKRKALSTCVSHIIVVILFFGPCIFIYTRPATTFPMDKMIATFYSIGTPLLNPLIYTLRNAEVKNAMKNLWRKKLISDDRK, via the coding sequence ATGTGGCTGAGTAACAATGTGACTGAGTTCATTCTACTTGGTTTGACACAGGAtccatttagaaagaaaattctctttgttgtgtttttgcttttttatatggGAACATTACTGGGTAACTTGCTGATCATTGCTACCATCAAGACAAGCCAGGCACTTGGGAGTCCAATGTACTTCTTCTTGTTCTACTTATCCTTATCTGACACCTGCTTCTCTACAACCATAGCCCCTAGAACAATTGTGGATTCTCTGATGAAGGAGGCCTCTATTTCTTTCAGTGAGTGCATAATACAAGTCTTTACGTTCCATTTCTTTGGCTGCCTGGAGatcttcatcctcatcctcatggCTGTTGACCGCTATGTAGCCATCTGTAAGCCTCTGCACTACATGACCATCATGAGCCACCGGGTTTGTGGGATGCTGGTGGCCATGGCCTGGGTGGGATCCTGTGTGCATTCTTTAGTTCAGATATTTCTTGCTTTGAGTTTACCTTTCTGTGGTCCCAATAAGATCGATCACTATTTCTGTGACTTGCAGCCACTGCTGAAACTTGCCTGTTCAGACACATATATGATCAACCTACTTCTGGTGTCCAACAGTGGGGCCATTTGTACAGTGAGTTTCCTCATGCTAATGGTCTCATATGTCATCATCTTGCGTTCCCTAAGAAACCACAGTgctgaagggaagagaaaagcccTGTCCACCTGTGTCTCCCATATCATTGTGGTCATCCTGTTCTTTGGACCttgtatttttatatacacaCGCCCTGCAACCACATTTCCTATGGACAAGATGATAGCTACATTTTATTCAATTGGGACACCTTTGCTCAACCCTCTGATTTACACATTGAGAAATGCAGAAGTGAAAAATGCCATGAAAAATTTATGGAGGAAGAAACTGATCTCAGATGATAGGAAATAA